A genomic stretch from Leptodactylus fuscus isolate aLepFus1 chromosome 10, aLepFus1.hap2, whole genome shotgun sequence includes:
- the PGAM1 gene encoding phosphoglycerate mutase 1, giving the protein MAAYKIVLIRHGESTWNQENRFCGWFDADLSETGAEEAKRGGQALKDAGYQFDICYTSVLKRAIRTLWLALDGTDQMWVKVVRTWRLNERHYGGLTGLNKAETAAKHGEEQVKIWRRSYDIPPPTMDADHDYYSIISKDRRYADLTEDQLPSCESLKDTIARALPFWNDEIVPMIKEGKRVLIVAHGNSLRGIVKHLEGMSEEAIMELNLPTGIPIVYELDKNLKPIKPMQFLGDEETVRKAMEAVAAQGKAKK; this is encoded by the exons ATGGCCGCTTACAAGATCGTCCTTATCCGTCATGGGGAGAGCACCTGGAACCAGGAGAACAGATTCTGCGGCTGGTTTGATGCTGACCTTAGTGAAACAGGAGCGGAAGAGGCCAAAAGGGGTGGCCAGGCTCTGAAAG ATGCCGGCTATCAGTTTGATATCTGCTATACCTCCGTGCTCAAGAGGGCCATTCGCACCTTGTGGCTGGCACTAGATGGCACTGACCAGATGTGGGTGAAGGTTGTGAGGACCTGGAGACTGAACGAGAGGCACTATGGTGGGCTGACCGGACTCAACAAAGCCGAGACAGCGGCCAAGCATGGAGAGGAGCAGGTGAAGATCTGGAGGAGATCATATGATATTCCTCCACCCACCATGGATGCCGACCATGACTATTATAGCATCATAAGCAAG GATCGTCGCTATGCTGACTTGACAGAAGACCAGCTACCAAGCTGCGAGAGTCTCAAGGACACCATTGCTAGAGCCCTGCCATTTTGGAATGATGAAATCGTCCCAATGATCAAGGAGGGAAAGCGAGTCCTGATTGTAGCTCATGGAAACAGTCTTAGAGGAATTGTCAAGCATCTTGAAG GCATGTCTGAGGAAGCCATTATGGAACTCAACCTCCCCACCGGTATCCCTATTGTGTATGAGCTTGATAAGAACCTGAAACCTATCAAACCCATGCAATTTCTAGGAGATGAAGAAACTGTGCGCAAAGCCATGGAGGCCGTGGCTGCTCAAGGAAAAGCCAAGAAGTAA